A section of the Oryza sativa Japonica Group chromosome 1, ASM3414082v1 genome encodes:
- the LOC4327020 gene encoding probable CoA ligase CCL8 isoform X4, which produces MRAQAWVRGAVARLMTPFNCPAAHASSSPYHLLLLPCSSYSLLSRLRRHFASSSSSSSSRSSSPAYNTTQNTTSTFMEVVQEVLKHGSTQGVHAAIRSDQKSYNLVQLIASALDVYNILRNKNMTQNGSTGSSVKGINGTGFLGGARIGIVAKPSPEFVAGIFGTWLSGGVAVPLALSYPEAELLHVMNDSDISLILSTKEHQDIMENISTKCSAHCSLLPSVTSIPVNIDCQEPSSTEVTSSISSLIAEIDSSKEIRGDDPALILYTSGTTGKPKGVVHTHKGIVSQVQILSEAWGYRSEDQFLHCLPLHHVHGLFNALFAPLYSGSVVEFMPKFSVRGIWQRWRESYPNNGSKNDEAITVFTGVPTMYTRLLQGYDGMDPEQQSASSFAAKQLRLMMCGSSALPSPLMKRWEEVTGHRLLERYGMTEFVMALSNPLHGARKEGTVGKPLPCVEAKIIMEDGAETTSEVGELCIRSPSLFKEYWRKPEVTAESFIDGGFFKTGDTVTVDDEGYFIILGRTNADIMKVGGYKLSALEIESVLLQHEIVLECAVLGLPDEAYGEIICAIIVPKEDSKKRAELDSKPALTLEALTSWSKDKLAPYKCSLLTVA; this is translated from the exons ATGCGCGCACAGGCGTGGGTGCGCGGGGCGGTGGCGCGCTTGATGACGCCATTCAATTGCCCCGCggcccacgcctcctcctccccctaccacctgctcctcctcccctgcTCCTCTTattccctcctctctcgcctCCGACGCCacttcgcctcctcctcctcctcctcctcctcccgctcctcctcgccaG CTTACAACACCACACAAAATACTACTAGTACGTTCATGGAGGTTGTTCAGGAAGTCCTTAAGCATGGTTCGACACAAGGTGTCCATGCAGCCATCAGATCTGACCAAAAGAGTTATAACCTTGTCCAGCTCATTGCATCTGCACTGGATGTCTACAATATTCTGCGCAATAAAAAT ATGACACAGAATGGAAGTACAGGTTCATCTGTCAAAGGAATAAATGGAACTGGATTCCTTGGTGGAGCTCGTATTGGCATAGTGGCTAAACCTTCTCCTGAATTTGTTGCCGGGATATTTGGAACCTGGCTTTCTGGTGGAGTTGCAGTGCCTCTAGCACTTAGCTATCCTGAAGCTGAACTCCTTCATGTCATGAATGACTCG GACATTTCGCTGATTTTAAGCACCAAGGAGCATCAAGACATCATGGAGAATATCTCTACCAAATGTTCTGCTCACTGTTCTCTTCTTCCATCTGTGACAAGTATACCAGTAAATATAGATTGCCAAGAACCATCAAGTACTGAAGTGACTTCGTCTATTTCTAGCTTAATAGCTGAGATTGACAGTTCAAAGGAAATCAGAG GAGATGATCCTGCTCTCATCCTTTACACAAGTGGGACAACTGGTAAACCAAAAGGAGTGGTCCACACTCATAAGGGGATAGTCTCTCAG GTTCAAATTCTGTCAGAGGCATGGGGATATCGAAGTGAAGATCAATTTCTGCACTGTCTCCCACTGCACC ATGTTCATGGCCTGTTCAATGCTCTATTTGCACCCCTCTATTCTGGATCAGTG GTTGAGTTCATGCCGAAATTTAGTGTGAGGGGAATATGGCAGAGGTGGCGTGAGTCATATCCCAACAATGGCAGTAAAAATGATGAAGCAATTACAGTATTTACTGGA GTTCCAACAATGTACACACGGCTATTGCAAGGGTATGATGGTATGGATCCTGAACAACAGTCTGCATCTTCCTTTGCTGCAAAGCAATTGAGGCTAATG ATGTGTGGATCATCGGCCCTTCCTTCCCCACTTATGAAACGGTGGGAGGAAGTGACAGGTCACCGTCTTTTGGAACGATACGGCATGACTGAG TTTGTCATGGCACTGTCTAACCCATTGCATGGTGCACGTAAAGAAGGTACAGTTGGCAAACCGCTTCCGTGTGTTGAG GCCAAGATTATTATGGAGGATGGGGCTGAAACTACATCTGAAGTTGGCGAGCTTTGTATTAGAAGTCCATCCCTTTTTAAGGAATATTGGAGAAAACCAGAG GTTACTGCAGAATCATTTATTGATGGTGGGTTCTTCAAGACTGGTGATACAGTAACTGTAGACGATGAAggatatttcataattttaggGC GCACAAATGCTGACATCATGAAAGTTGGTGGTTATAAGCTGTCTGCATTAGAAATTGAGTCAGTGCTGTTACAG CATGAAATTGTCCTGGAATGTGCTGTTCTCGGCTTACCTGACGAAGCTTATGGAGAGATTATCTGTGCAATAATTGTGCCTAAGGAGGACTCAAAGAAAAGAGCTGAACTGGACTCGAAACCAGCACTGACCTTGGAAGCACTGACAAGTTGGTCAAAAGATAAGCTTGCTCCATACAAG TGTTCTCTTTTGACTGTTGcgtga
- the LOC4327020 gene encoding probable CoA ligase CCL8 isoform X3 — MRAQAWVRGAVARLMTPFNCPAAHASSSPYHLLLLPCSSYSLLSRLRRHFASSSSSSSSRSSSPAYNTTQNTTSTFMEVVQEVLKHGSTQGVHAAIRSDQKSYNLVQLIASALDVYNILRNKNVPPLSFSMTQNGSTGSSVKGINGTGFLGGARIGIVAKPSPEFVAGIFGTWLSGGVAVPLALSYPEAELLHVMNDSDISLILSTKEHQDIMENISTKCSAHCSLLPSVTSIPVNIDCQEPSSTEVTSSISSLIAEIDSSKEIRGDDPALILYTSGTTGKPKGVVHTHKGIVSQVQILSEAWGYRSEDQFLHCLPLHHVHGLFNALFAPLYSGSVVEFMPKFSVRGIWQRWRESYPNNGSKNDEAITVFTGVPTMYTRLLQGYDGMDPEQQSASSFAAKQLRLMMCGSSALPSPLMKRWEEVTGHRLLERYGMTEFVMALSNPLHGARKEGTVGKPLPCVEAKIIMEDGAETTSEVGELCIRSPSLFKEYWRKPEVTAESFIDGGFFKTGDTVTVDDEGYFIILGRTNADIMKVGGYKLSALEIESVLLQHEIVLECAVLGLPDEAYGEIICAIIVPKEDSKKRAELDSKPALTLEALTSWSKDKLAPYKCSLLTVA, encoded by the exons ATGCGCGCACAGGCGTGGGTGCGCGGGGCGGTGGCGCGCTTGATGACGCCATTCAATTGCCCCGCggcccacgcctcctcctccccctaccacctgctcctcctcccctgcTCCTCTTattccctcctctctcgcctCCGACGCCacttcgcctcctcctcctcctcctcctcctcccgctcctcctcgccaG CTTACAACACCACACAAAATACTACTAGTACGTTCATGGAGGTTGTTCAGGAAGTCCTTAAGCATGGTTCGACACAAGGTGTCCATGCAGCCATCAGATCTGACCAAAAGAGTTATAACCTTGTCCAGCTCATTGCATCTGCACTGGATGTCTACAATATTCTGCGCAATAAAAATGTACCACCGCTCTCCTTCTCT ATGACACAGAATGGAAGTACAGGTTCATCTGTCAAAGGAATAAATGGAACTGGATTCCTTGGTGGAGCTCGTATTGGCATAGTGGCTAAACCTTCTCCTGAATTTGTTGCCGGGATATTTGGAACCTGGCTTTCTGGTGGAGTTGCAGTGCCTCTAGCACTTAGCTATCCTGAAGCTGAACTCCTTCATGTCATGAATGACTCG GACATTTCGCTGATTTTAAGCACCAAGGAGCATCAAGACATCATGGAGAATATCTCTACCAAATGTTCTGCTCACTGTTCTCTTCTTCCATCTGTGACAAGTATACCAGTAAATATAGATTGCCAAGAACCATCAAGTACTGAAGTGACTTCGTCTATTTCTAGCTTAATAGCTGAGATTGACAGTTCAAAGGAAATCAGAG GAGATGATCCTGCTCTCATCCTTTACACAAGTGGGACAACTGGTAAACCAAAAGGAGTGGTCCACACTCATAAGGGGATAGTCTCTCAG GTTCAAATTCTGTCAGAGGCATGGGGATATCGAAGTGAAGATCAATTTCTGCACTGTCTCCCACTGCAC CATGTTCATGGCCTGTTCAATGCTCTATTTGCACCCCTCTATTCTGGATCAGTG GTTGAGTTCATGCCGAAATTTAGTGTGAGGGGAATATGGCAGAGGTGGCGTGAGTCATATCCCAACAATGGCAGTAAAAATGATGAAGCAATTACAGTATTTACTGGA GTTCCAACAATGTACACACGGCTATTGCAAGGGTATGATGGTATGGATCCTGAACAACAGTCTGCATCTTCCTTTGCTGCAAAGCAATTGAGGCTAATG ATGTGTGGATCATCGGCCCTTCCTTCCCCACTTATGAAACGGTGGGAGGAAGTGACAGGTCACCGTCTTTTGGAACGATACGGCATGACTGAG TTTGTCATGGCACTGTCTAACCCATTGCATGGTGCACGTAAAGAAGGTACAGTTGGCAAACCGCTTCCGTGTGTTGAG GCCAAGATTATTATGGAGGATGGGGCTGAAACTACATCTGAAGTTGGCGAGCTTTGTATTAGAAGTCCATCCCTTTTTAAGGAATATTGGAGAAAACCAGAG GTTACTGCAGAATCATTTATTGATGGTGGGTTCTTCAAGACTGGTGATACAGTAACTGTAGACGATGAAggatatttcataattttaggGC GCACAAATGCTGACATCATGAAAGTTGGTGGTTATAAGCTGTCTGCATTAGAAATTGAGTCAGTGCTGTTACAG CATGAAATTGTCCTGGAATGTGCTGTTCTCGGCTTACCTGACGAAGCTTATGGAGAGATTATCTGTGCAATAATTGTGCCTAAGGAGGACTCAAAGAAAAGAGCTGAACTGGACTCGAAACCAGCACTGACCTTGGAAGCACTGACAAGTTGGTCAAAAGATAAGCTTGCTCCATACAAG TGTTCTCTTTTGACTGTTGcgtga
- the LOC4327020 gene encoding probable CoA ligase CCL8 isoform X1, translating into MRAQAWVRGAVARLMTPFNCPAAHASSSPYHLLLLPCSSYSLLSRLRRHFASSSSSSSSRSSSPAYNTTQNTTSTFMEVVQEVLKHGSTQGVHAAIRSDQKSYNLVQLIASALDVYNILRNKNVPPLSFSMTQNGSTGSSVKGINGTGFLGGARIGIVAKPSPEFVAGIFGTWLSGGVAVPLALSYPEAELLHVMNDSDISLILSTKEHQDIMENISTKCSAHCSLLPSVTSIPVNIDCQEPSSTEVTSSISSLIAEIDSSKEIRGDDPALILYTSGTTGKPKGVVHTHKGIVSQVQILSEAWGYRSEDQFLHCLPLHHVHGLFNALFAPLYSGSVVEFMPKFSVRGIWQRWRESYPNNGSKNDEAITVFTGVPTMYTRLLQGYDGMDPEQQSASSFAAKQLRLMMCGSSALPSPLMKRWEEVTGHRLLERYGMTEFVMALSNPLHGARKEGTVGKPLPCVEAKIIMEDGAETTSEVGELCIRSPSLFKEYWRKPEVTAESFIDGGFFKTGDTVTVDDEGYFIILGRTNADIMKVGGYKLSALEIESVLLQHEIVLECAVLGLPDEAYGEIICAIIVPKEDSKKRAELDSKPALTLEALTSWSKDKLAPYKIPTRLYLWDSLPRNAMGKVNKKELKKLLGA; encoded by the exons ATGCGCGCACAGGCGTGGGTGCGCGGGGCGGTGGCGCGCTTGATGACGCCATTCAATTGCCCCGCggcccacgcctcctcctccccctaccacctgctcctcctcccctgcTCCTCTTattccctcctctctcgcctCCGACGCCacttcgcctcctcctcctcctcctcctcctcccgctcctcctcgccaG CTTACAACACCACACAAAATACTACTAGTACGTTCATGGAGGTTGTTCAGGAAGTCCTTAAGCATGGTTCGACACAAGGTGTCCATGCAGCCATCAGATCTGACCAAAAGAGTTATAACCTTGTCCAGCTCATTGCATCTGCACTGGATGTCTACAATATTCTGCGCAATAAAAATGTACCACCGCTCTCCTTCTCT ATGACACAGAATGGAAGTACAGGTTCATCTGTCAAAGGAATAAATGGAACTGGATTCCTTGGTGGAGCTCGTATTGGCATAGTGGCTAAACCTTCTCCTGAATTTGTTGCCGGGATATTTGGAACCTGGCTTTCTGGTGGAGTTGCAGTGCCTCTAGCACTTAGCTATCCTGAAGCTGAACTCCTTCATGTCATGAATGACTCG GACATTTCGCTGATTTTAAGCACCAAGGAGCATCAAGACATCATGGAGAATATCTCTACCAAATGTTCTGCTCACTGTTCTCTTCTTCCATCTGTGACAAGTATACCAGTAAATATAGATTGCCAAGAACCATCAAGTACTGAAGTGACTTCGTCTATTTCTAGCTTAATAGCTGAGATTGACAGTTCAAAGGAAATCAGAG GAGATGATCCTGCTCTCATCCTTTACACAAGTGGGACAACTGGTAAACCAAAAGGAGTGGTCCACACTCATAAGGGGATAGTCTCTCAG GTTCAAATTCTGTCAGAGGCATGGGGATATCGAAGTGAAGATCAATTTCTGCACTGTCTCCCACTGCAC CATGTTCATGGCCTGTTCAATGCTCTATTTGCACCCCTCTATTCTGGATCAGTG GTTGAGTTCATGCCGAAATTTAGTGTGAGGGGAATATGGCAGAGGTGGCGTGAGTCATATCCCAACAATGGCAGTAAAAATGATGAAGCAATTACAGTATTTACTGGA GTTCCAACAATGTACACACGGCTATTGCAAGGGTATGATGGTATGGATCCTGAACAACAGTCTGCATCTTCCTTTGCTGCAAAGCAATTGAGGCTAATG ATGTGTGGATCATCGGCCCTTCCTTCCCCACTTATGAAACGGTGGGAGGAAGTGACAGGTCACCGTCTTTTGGAACGATACGGCATGACTGAG TTTGTCATGGCACTGTCTAACCCATTGCATGGTGCACGTAAAGAAGGTACAGTTGGCAAACCGCTTCCGTGTGTTGAG GCCAAGATTATTATGGAGGATGGGGCTGAAACTACATCTGAAGTTGGCGAGCTTTGTATTAGAAGTCCATCCCTTTTTAAGGAATATTGGAGAAAACCAGAG GTTACTGCAGAATCATTTATTGATGGTGGGTTCTTCAAGACTGGTGATACAGTAACTGTAGACGATGAAggatatttcataattttaggGC GCACAAATGCTGACATCATGAAAGTTGGTGGTTATAAGCTGTCTGCATTAGAAATTGAGTCAGTGCTGTTACAG CATGAAATTGTCCTGGAATGTGCTGTTCTCGGCTTACCTGACGAAGCTTATGGAGAGATTATCTGTGCAATAATTGTGCCTAAGGAGGACTCAAAGAAAAGAGCTGAACTGGACTCGAAACCAGCACTGACCTTGGAAGCACTGACAAGTTGGTCAAAAGATAAGCTTGCTCCATACAAG ATTCCTACGAGGTTGTACTTATGGGATTCGCTTCCTCGGAATGCCATGGGAAAG GTCAACAAGAAGGAGCTGAAGAAATTATTAGGAGCTTAG
- the LOC4327020 gene encoding probable CoA ligase CCL8 isoform X2, translated as MRAQAWVRGAVARLMTPFNCPAAHASSSPYHLLLLPCSSYSLLSRLRRHFASSSSSSSSRSSSPAYNTTQNTTSTFMEVVQEVLKHGSTQGVHAAIRSDQKSYNLVQLIASALDVYNILRNKNMTQNGSTGSSVKGINGTGFLGGARIGIVAKPSPEFVAGIFGTWLSGGVAVPLALSYPEAELLHVMNDSDISLILSTKEHQDIMENISTKCSAHCSLLPSVTSIPVNIDCQEPSSTEVTSSISSLIAEIDSSKEIRGDDPALILYTSGTTGKPKGVVHTHKGIVSQVQILSEAWGYRSEDQFLHCLPLHHVHGLFNALFAPLYSGSVVEFMPKFSVRGIWQRWRESYPNNGSKNDEAITVFTGVPTMYTRLLQGYDGMDPEQQSASSFAAKQLRLMMCGSSALPSPLMKRWEEVTGHRLLERYGMTEFVMALSNPLHGARKEGTVGKPLPCVEAKIIMEDGAETTSEVGELCIRSPSLFKEYWRKPEVTAESFIDGGFFKTGDTVTVDDEGYFIILGRTNADIMKVGGYKLSALEIESVLLQHEIVLECAVLGLPDEAYGEIICAIIVPKEDSKKRAELDSKPALTLEALTSWSKDKLAPYKIPTRLYLWDSLPRNAMGKVNKKELKKLLGA; from the exons ATGCGCGCACAGGCGTGGGTGCGCGGGGCGGTGGCGCGCTTGATGACGCCATTCAATTGCCCCGCggcccacgcctcctcctccccctaccacctgctcctcctcccctgcTCCTCTTattccctcctctctcgcctCCGACGCCacttcgcctcctcctcctcctcctcctcctcccgctcctcctcgccaG CTTACAACACCACACAAAATACTACTAGTACGTTCATGGAGGTTGTTCAGGAAGTCCTTAAGCATGGTTCGACACAAGGTGTCCATGCAGCCATCAGATCTGACCAAAAGAGTTATAACCTTGTCCAGCTCATTGCATCTGCACTGGATGTCTACAATATTCTGCGCAATAAAAAT ATGACACAGAATGGAAGTACAGGTTCATCTGTCAAAGGAATAAATGGAACTGGATTCCTTGGTGGAGCTCGTATTGGCATAGTGGCTAAACCTTCTCCTGAATTTGTTGCCGGGATATTTGGAACCTGGCTTTCTGGTGGAGTTGCAGTGCCTCTAGCACTTAGCTATCCTGAAGCTGAACTCCTTCATGTCATGAATGACTCG GACATTTCGCTGATTTTAAGCACCAAGGAGCATCAAGACATCATGGAGAATATCTCTACCAAATGTTCTGCTCACTGTTCTCTTCTTCCATCTGTGACAAGTATACCAGTAAATATAGATTGCCAAGAACCATCAAGTACTGAAGTGACTTCGTCTATTTCTAGCTTAATAGCTGAGATTGACAGTTCAAAGGAAATCAGAG GAGATGATCCTGCTCTCATCCTTTACACAAGTGGGACAACTGGTAAACCAAAAGGAGTGGTCCACACTCATAAGGGGATAGTCTCTCAG GTTCAAATTCTGTCAGAGGCATGGGGATATCGAAGTGAAGATCAATTTCTGCACTGTCTCCCACTGCACC ATGTTCATGGCCTGTTCAATGCTCTATTTGCACCCCTCTATTCTGGATCAGTG GTTGAGTTCATGCCGAAATTTAGTGTGAGGGGAATATGGCAGAGGTGGCGTGAGTCATATCCCAACAATGGCAGTAAAAATGATGAAGCAATTACAGTATTTACTGGA GTTCCAACAATGTACACACGGCTATTGCAAGGGTATGATGGTATGGATCCTGAACAACAGTCTGCATCTTCCTTTGCTGCAAAGCAATTGAGGCTAATG ATGTGTGGATCATCGGCCCTTCCTTCCCCACTTATGAAACGGTGGGAGGAAGTGACAGGTCACCGTCTTTTGGAACGATACGGCATGACTGAG TTTGTCATGGCACTGTCTAACCCATTGCATGGTGCACGTAAAGAAGGTACAGTTGGCAAACCGCTTCCGTGTGTTGAG GCCAAGATTATTATGGAGGATGGGGCTGAAACTACATCTGAAGTTGGCGAGCTTTGTATTAGAAGTCCATCCCTTTTTAAGGAATATTGGAGAAAACCAGAG GTTACTGCAGAATCATTTATTGATGGTGGGTTCTTCAAGACTGGTGATACAGTAACTGTAGACGATGAAggatatttcataattttaggGC GCACAAATGCTGACATCATGAAAGTTGGTGGTTATAAGCTGTCTGCATTAGAAATTGAGTCAGTGCTGTTACAG CATGAAATTGTCCTGGAATGTGCTGTTCTCGGCTTACCTGACGAAGCTTATGGAGAGATTATCTGTGCAATAATTGTGCCTAAGGAGGACTCAAAGAAAAGAGCTGAACTGGACTCGAAACCAGCACTGACCTTGGAAGCACTGACAAGTTGGTCAAAAGATAAGCTTGCTCCATACAAG ATTCCTACGAGGTTGTACTTATGGGATTCGCTTCCTCGGAATGCCATGGGAAAG GTCAACAAGAAGGAGCTGAAGAAATTATTAGGAGCTTAG